In the Flavisolibacter tropicus genome, one interval contains:
- a CDS encoding O-acetylhomoserine aminocarboxypropyltransferase/cysteine synthase family protein produces the protein MSNLRFETLQLHAGQEIDPTTNSRAVPIYQTTSYGFKSSAHAANLFGLKEFGNIYTRIMNPTTDVFEKRMAALEGGVAAVATASGQAAQFLALNNILQAGDNFISTSFLYGGTYNQFKVSFKRLGIDVRFVTGDEVEEFERLIDKKTKAIYLETIGNPRLNIPNFEKFAALAREYELPLIVDNTFGAGGYLFKPIEWGANIVVESATKWIGGHGTCIGGVVIDGGNYNWGNGKFPQFTEPSEGYHGLKFWDVFGEGNPLGLPNIAFAIRARVEGLRDYGASLSPFNSFLLLQGIETLSLRVERHVENALALAQWLEKHPQVEYVQYPGLKSSPYYDLAKKYLQNGFGGILNFGVKGGKENASAFIDNLKLASHLANVGDAKTLAIHPASTTHEQLSEEEQVAAGVEPNLVRISVGIEHIEDIKADFEQAFEKVFATQAV, from the coding sequence ATGAGCAACTTACGTTTTGAAACCTTGCAATTGCATGCTGGTCAGGAAATTGATCCAACAACCAACTCTCGCGCTGTTCCCATTTACCAAACCACATCTTATGGCTTTAAAAGTTCTGCACATGCGGCTAATCTATTTGGCCTGAAAGAGTTCGGGAACATCTATACCCGAATCATGAACCCAACTACAGATGTTTTTGAAAAGCGCATGGCAGCACTGGAAGGAGGTGTAGCTGCAGTAGCTACTGCTTCCGGACAAGCAGCACAGTTTCTTGCCTTGAATAACATTCTTCAGGCAGGAGATAATTTTATTAGTACTTCTTTTTTATATGGTGGTACTTATAACCAGTTTAAGGTCTCTTTCAAACGCTTAGGTATAGATGTACGCTTTGTTACAGGCGATGAGGTAGAGGAGTTTGAACGCCTGATAGATAAAAAAACCAAAGCCATTTATCTGGAAACTATCGGTAACCCACGTTTAAATATTCCAAACTTTGAAAAGTTTGCGGCTCTGGCCAGGGAATATGAACTACCCTTAATAGTTGATAATACGTTTGGTGCAGGTGGTTATCTTTTTAAACCAATTGAATGGGGCGCTAATATAGTGGTGGAAAGTGCTACTAAATGGATTGGCGGCCACGGTACTTGTATTGGTGGTGTAGTAATAGATGGTGGTAATTATAATTGGGGCAATGGCAAGTTTCCGCAATTCACCGAGCCATCTGAAGGTTACCATGGTCTTAAGTTCTGGGATGTGTTTGGAGAAGGTAATCCTTTAGGCTTGCCCAATATTGCCTTTGCTATTAGAGCCCGCGTAGAGGGTTTAAGAGACTATGGTGCCAGTTTAAGTCCATTCAACTCCTTCTTGCTTTTACAGGGCATTGAAACCTTATCATTACGTGTAGAGCGCCATGTGGAAAATGCATTGGCATTAGCGCAGTGGCTGGAAAAGCATCCACAAGTAGAATATGTACAATATCCGGGATTAAAGTCTAGTCCATATTACGATTTAGCCAAAAAGTATTTGCAGAATGGCTTTGGAGGCATTTTGAATTTCGGTGTTAAAGGGGGCAAAGAAAACGCCAGTGCTTTTATCGATAATTTAAAACTAGCAAGCCATTTAGCTAACGTAGGCGATGCAAAAACATTAGCTATACACCCAGCCTCTACTACGCATGAACAGTTAAGTGAAGAGGAGCAAGTTGCTGCAGGAGTAGAGCCAAATCTGGTACGTATTAGTGTCGGTATCGAGCATATAGAAGATATTAAGGCAGACTTTGAACAAGCCTTTGAAAAAGTATTTGCAACACAGGCTGTTTAA
- a CDS encoding LytR/AlgR family response regulator transcription factor: MREETSVLIIEDEELWAKSLSDNLNDFGFTISGVASDFESAIRELNKADYDIVLLDIHIDGKESGIELGRMVRNLYRKPFIFITASYDSQTAQTAVASQPSAYLTKPVHPASLFATIQAAIHNFTETASPVSSQQADEQPSFFVKQGEKYKKLFWKDVVCLRSEKNYTGLLNAEDSNTYFIRSTLPKTLRYLVPHSLQQNFIQINRSEAVQLSFINELIKDEVRTPYGQFIVTESNLKELKERLHIIG, translated from the coding sequence ATGCGTGAAGAAACGTCTGTATTAATTATTGAAGATGAAGAGTTATGGGCAAAGAGTCTTAGTGACAACCTGAATGATTTTGGATTTACTATTTCCGGAGTTGCATCAGATTTTGAGTCAGCAATAAGAGAGCTCAATAAGGCTGATTACGATATAGTTCTTCTGGATATACATATAGACGGGAAGGAAAGTGGTATTGAATTGGGCCGTATGGTTCGTAATCTATACCGGAAGCCCTTTATTTTTATTACAGCCAGTTATGATTCGCAAACAGCTCAAACCGCGGTTGCCTCTCAACCGTCTGCCTATTTAACAAAGCCTGTTCATCCAGCCTCGCTATTTGCCACTATTCAAGCGGCCATTCATAATTTTACTGAAACTGCTAGTCCTGTTTCCTCTCAGCAAGCCGATGAACAGCCTTCTTTCTTTGTAAAACAGGGAGAAAAATATAAAAAACTCTTTTGGAAAGACGTCGTTTGCCTGCGCTCAGAAAAAAACTATACAGGGTTATTAAATGCCGAGGATAGTAATACCTATTTTATTAGAAGCACTTTGCCGAAAACCTTACGCTATTTGGTGCCGCATTCTCTCCAGCAAAATTTCATTCAGATCAATAGGAGCGAGGCGGTACAACTTTCCTTTATAAATGAACTGATAAAAGATGAAGTACGAACGCCCTATGGCCAGTTTATAGTTACCGAATCAAATTTAAAGGAGTTAAAGGAGCGATTACACATTATCGGCTAA
- the thrA gene encoding bifunctional aspartate kinase/homoserine dehydrogenase I: MQVLKFGGSSVATPDAIRSVASILQAKKTNEPLVVVVSALGKITDQLLQCGSLAATGNVTYKELIQSITQRHLDMARELVPVAIQSSILSFIIQQFNELEDICNSVYHLKELSDRTIARILSFGEQLSSHIVSTYLNTHGITNTWLDATKHIVTDSNYLKAVVNFPATNKSIQSVIPKQSDGLWIVPGFIASDEEGRITILGRGGSDYTAAIFAAALQASVLEIWTDVSGMMTADPREVKHAKVISRISYQEAMELSHFGAKVIYPPTLQPAMQLNIPVWIKNTFAPEDHGTIIESNIVHTKGTICGISSIANISLISLEGSGMIGIPGYSKLLFETLASCEINVILITQASSEHSICVGIEASIATKAKKALDKAFAYEINRGMVNPIVVEQDLSIIALVGDNMKNHAGTSGKMFGALGRNGINVRAISQGSSERNISAVIASADVKKAINVLHEEFFETTYKQVNVFIIGTGNVGSRLLAQIKQQQAYLQKNANIQLRVIGIANSRRMLFEEHGIDLNQLDRLDSAEPMDLQAFINRIQTMNLRNSVFVDVTASNSVANTYADLFLKSISVVACNKIACSSAYNNYQHLKGMATDRHTSFLFETNVGAGLPVIGTLNDLLRSGDAINEIHAVLSGTLNFVFNNYDGTRSFATVVKQAQDEGYTEPDPRLDLGGTDVMRKIMILAREAGARLEMEQIVNHSFMPASCMEGSVENFYSEMERQEAHFKKLYTEATANGKKLKFVANYKNGEAAVGLQQIDPQHDFYHLYGKDNIVLFYTNRYKDQPMVIKGAGAGAEVTASGVFADIIRAASV, from the coding sequence ATGCAAGTATTAAAGTTTGGCGGCTCTTCTGTAGCCACACCAGATGCTATCCGAAGCGTTGCTTCTATTCTACAAGCTAAAAAGACCAATGAACCCTTAGTAGTGGTTGTTTCTGCACTTGGCAAAATAACTGATCAACTATTGCAATGTGGCTCACTTGCAGCGACAGGAAATGTTACATACAAAGAACTCATACAAAGTATCACACAGCGTCATTTGGATATGGCCCGAGAACTGGTACCTGTAGCCATACAAAGCAGCATTCTTAGTTTTATCATTCAACAGTTTAATGAACTGGAAGATATCTGTAACAGTGTCTATCATTTAAAAGAGCTCTCGGACCGCACTATTGCCCGAATATTAAGCTTTGGCGAACAGCTATCTTCTCATATCGTTTCAACTTATCTTAACACCCACGGCATTACAAACACCTGGCTTGATGCAACGAAGCATATAGTAACAGACTCTAACTACCTAAAGGCGGTAGTTAATTTTCCTGCTACAAACAAAAGCATTCAATCGGTTATACCTAAACAATCAGATGGGTTATGGATTGTACCCGGGTTTATAGCCAGTGATGAAGAAGGAAGAATCACTATACTAGGCCGTGGTGGATCTGACTATACAGCCGCCATTTTTGCTGCTGCCCTGCAAGCCTCTGTATTAGAAATATGGACAGATGTATCGGGTATGATGACCGCTGATCCACGAGAGGTAAAACATGCTAAGGTGATATCGCGTATATCCTACCAGGAAGCCATGGAACTTTCGCATTTTGGTGCAAAAGTGATCTATCCTCCTACCCTTCAGCCAGCTATGCAATTAAACATACCTGTTTGGATCAAAAACACATTTGCACCGGAAGATCATGGGACCATTATAGAAAGCAATATCGTACACACAAAGGGCACCATTTGCGGAATCTCCAGCATTGCGAATATTTCGTTGATTAGCCTGGAAGGAAGCGGTATGATAGGCATACCTGGCTATTCCAAGCTTCTCTTTGAAACCTTAGCTTCTTGTGAAATCAATGTAATTCTTATAACCCAAGCTTCTTCTGAGCATTCTATCTGTGTAGGCATTGAAGCTTCCATCGCTACGAAAGCGAAAAAGGCTCTTGATAAAGCATTTGCCTATGAAATCAATCGTGGTATGGTCAACCCTATTGTTGTTGAACAAGACCTGTCTATTATAGCGCTTGTAGGTGATAATATGAAAAACCATGCAGGCACCAGTGGTAAGATGTTTGGTGCGCTTGGACGAAATGGCATTAATGTAAGAGCTATTTCTCAAGGTTCTTCTGAGAGAAATATATCTGCTGTTATTGCTTCGGCTGATGTAAAGAAAGCCATTAATGTACTACATGAAGAATTCTTTGAAACGACTTACAAACAAGTTAATGTATTCATTATAGGCACTGGCAATGTTGGCAGTCGATTGTTAGCCCAAATAAAGCAGCAGCAAGCATACCTACAAAAGAATGCCAACATACAGTTGCGTGTAATAGGTATTGCAAACAGTCGGCGTATGCTATTTGAAGAACACGGCATTGATTTAAACCAATTAGATAGACTGGATAGTGCGGAGCCAATGGATCTGCAAGCTTTCATCAACCGGATACAAACAATGAACTTGCGGAACTCGGTATTTGTAGATGTAACTGCAAGTAACTCTGTTGCCAATACTTATGCCGACCTGTTTTTGAAAAGTATTTCTGTAGTAGCGTGTAATAAGATAGCCTGCTCATCAGCCTATAACAACTATCAACACTTAAAAGGAATGGCCACTGACCGGCATACCTCCTTTTTGTTTGAGACCAATGTAGGTGCTGGCTTACCAGTCATTGGCACTCTTAACGATCTATTGCGAAGTGGTGATGCTATTAACGAGATACATGCTGTACTTAGTGGCACTTTAAACTTTGTATTTAACAACTATGATGGCACCCGCTCTTTTGCCACTGTAGTTAAGCAGGCACAGGATGAAGGGTATACTGAACCTGATCCAAGACTCGATTTAGGAGGGACCGATGTGATGCGCAAGATCATGATACTAGCCAGAGAGGCTGGCGCCCGGTTAGAAATGGAACAAATAGTCAATCACTCCTTTATGCCAGCCTCCTGTATGGAAGGAAGTGTAGAAAACTTTTATTCAGAAATGGAACGACAAGAAGCACATTTCAAAAAGCTTTATACCGAAGCTACTGCTAATGGTAAGAAATTAAAGTTTGTAGCCAACTACAAGAATGGTGAAGCGGCGGTAGGGCTTCAGCAGATTGACCCACAACATGATTTCTACCACCTGTATGGCAAGGACAATATTGTACTGTTTTATACCAACCGCTATAAAGATCAACCTATGGTAATCAAGGGAGCTGGTGCAGGTGCTGAAGTAACAGCATCGGGTGTGTTTGCGGATATTATAAGGGCGGCGAGTGTTTGA
- a CDS encoding TerC family protein, translated as MEQVIALLTLILLEVVLGLDNVIFISIVAGRLPAHQQKKARRLGLILAMFLRLGLLGIISIILQLQGDLINLFGTGISGKDLILILGGLFLLYKASTEIYHKTEGEEGDTSKDIKANSFRSVIIQILILDLVFSVDSIITAVGMVDELWIMYAAVIITVTIMLFASEPISNFINKHPAFKMLALSFLLLIGISLVGEGLDFHIPKGYIYFAMAFSLGVDVLQMRMHRKATKPVELKEHYLPGEEKLEKDAL; from the coding sequence ATGGAACAGGTCATTGCTTTGCTTACGTTAATTCTGTTGGAGGTCGTTTTAGGACTGGATAACGTAATTTTTATTTCTATTGTAGCAGGTCGCTTGCCCGCACATCAACAAAAGAAAGCAAGACGCTTAGGGTTAATACTAGCCATGTTTTTACGTTTAGGCCTCCTGGGTATCATTTCAATAATTCTTCAACTGCAGGGAGATCTCATTAATCTTTTTGGCACCGGAATTTCAGGTAAAGACCTGATCCTGATTTTGGGAGGATTGTTTTTATTGTATAAGGCTTCTACTGAAATCTATCATAAAACAGAAGGAGAGGAAGGCGATACATCAAAAGATATAAAGGCCAATTCGTTTCGGAGCGTTATCATTCAGATTCTGATCTTAGACCTGGTCTTTTCAGTAGATTCTATTATTACAGCTGTTGGTATGGTAGACGAGTTATGGATTATGTATGCGGCTGTTATTATAACTGTAACCATCATGCTTTTCGCCTCTGAGCCTATCAGTAATTTTATCAATAAGCATCCAGCCTTTAAAATGCTGGCACTTAGCTTCTTATTGCTGATTGGAATCTCATTGGTTGGCGAGGGGCTCGATTTCCATATCCCTAAAGGCTATATCTATTTTGCCATGGCCTTTTCTTTGGGTGTAGACGTCCTTCAAATGCGCATGCACCGAAAAGCTACCAAACCAGTTGAATTGAAAGAGCATTACTTGCCCGGCGAAGAGAAGCTAGAAAAAGATGCGTTATAA
- a CDS encoding homoserine O-acetyltransferase family protein produces the protein MPALFTYNHTFLLESGRSLPRFHLTYTTLGTLNANGNNVVWVFHALTANSDPSEWWFGLVGSDKLFDPERYFIVCVNMPGSCYGSLGPLDDDPETGAPYYHDFPLFTTRDMIRAYQHLRTYLGIQKIYIGIGGSMGGQQLLEWAIEEPDLFEFIFPIATNAKHSPWGIAFNATQRFCIENDPTWKEKNSLAGLEGMKIARAMALISYRHYTTYLDHQTGVSEDTKSDPVDWQVFRAETYQRYQGEKLAKRFNAFSYYFLSKAMDYHDVSRSRKTAEEVLKSIKAKTLVIGIRSDILFPIEEQAFLAKHIPGAEFLIIDSALGHDGFLLEFDKIGQAINAFQSKTVPAITLNNLLV, from the coding sequence ATGCCAGCGCTATTCACATATAATCATACTTTTTTATTGGAATCGGGTAGATCATTGCCACGGTTTCATTTAACGTATACTACCTTGGGTACATTGAATGCCAATGGTAATAACGTAGTTTGGGTTTTTCATGCACTCACAGCCAATAGCGATCCTTCCGAATGGTGGTTTGGCCTGGTGGGGTCTGATAAGCTCTTTGATCCAGAGCGCTATTTTATTGTCTGTGTAAATATGCCAGGTAGTTGTTATGGTAGTCTGGGACCTTTAGATGATGATCCAGAAACAGGTGCACCTTATTATCATGACTTTCCATTATTTACCACGCGAGATATGATTCGGGCTTATCAGCACCTTAGGACTTATTTAGGTATTCAAAAGATCTACATAGGTATTGGAGGTTCAATGGGAGGGCAGCAGCTTTTGGAATGGGCTATAGAAGAGCCCGACTTATTTGAGTTTATATTCCCAATAGCAACAAATGCTAAGCATTCGCCATGGGGCATTGCCTTTAATGCTACTCAGCGTTTCTGTATTGAAAATGACCCAACCTGGAAAGAAAAGAATAGCTTGGCGGGGCTTGAGGGGATGAAGATAGCACGTGCTATGGCGCTGATCTCTTACAGACATTATACCACGTATCTGGATCATCAAACGGGTGTTAGTGAAGATACAAAGTCTGATCCCGTAGATTGGCAAGTATTCAGGGCTGAAACCTATCAGAGATACCAAGGCGAAAAACTGGCAAAGCGATTCAATGCCTTTAGCTATTACTTTTTAAGTAAAGCAATGGACTATCATGATGTCAGTCGAAGTCGAAAAACTGCGGAAGAGGTTTTAAAAAGTATAAAGGCTAAAACCTTGGTTATTGGCATCCGATCCGACATTCTTTTTCCTATTGAAGAACAAGCATTCTTGGCTAAACATATACCAGGCGCCGAATTCTTGATTATCGACTCTGCGTTGGGCCATGATGGCTTTCTGCTGGAGTTTGATAAAATAGGGCAAGCGATCAATGCGTTTCAGTCCAAAACGGTTCCGGCAATAACCCTGAATAACCTACTGGTATAG
- a CDS encoding GlxA family transcriptional regulator, with protein MKHVSILIPQGHFSLVNVEGTHQILSWVNEYLEQTDRQPLFKIQLVGLSKVTTQTNGLFTINPEVLLNEVTNTDLVILPAVHGDLESILKQNSELIPWIIKQYKNGAEVVSYCIGSFMLAATGLLNGRPCSTHWRTANEFRRLFPEVHLMDDKIMTEADGIYTSGGAYSFTNLLIYLVEKYAGRDVAITASKTFMIDIDRHSQSPFIMFAGQKTHQDEVVLNAQQYIEQYFPNKITVDELSENFSVGRRTFERRFKKATSNTVVEYIQRVKIEAAKKQLESGRKTVSEVMYDVGYTDTKAFRDVFKKVTGLSPVEYRNKYNKEAIMLQ; from the coding sequence ATGAAACATGTTTCTATTTTGATTCCACAAGGACATTTTAGCCTGGTAAATGTAGAAGGCACCCATCAGATTCTATCTTGGGTAAATGAATACTTGGAACAAACAGATAGACAGCCTCTGTTTAAGATTCAATTGGTTGGACTTTCAAAAGTAACAACGCAAACAAATGGCCTGTTTACCATAAATCCAGAAGTATTACTCAACGAAGTGACAAATACAGATTTGGTCATACTGCCTGCTGTTCATGGTGATTTAGAATCAATCCTAAAACAAAACAGTGAGCTTATTCCTTGGATCATCAAACAATATAAGAACGGCGCAGAGGTAGTAAGCTACTGTATTGGCTCTTTTATGTTAGCAGCTACAGGATTACTAAACGGTCGGCCCTGCTCTACACATTGGCGTACGGCCAATGAATTCAGAAGGCTATTTCCAGAAGTACATCTAATGGATGATAAGATCATGACGGAAGCTGATGGTATTTATACAAGCGGCGGAGCCTATTCATTCACGAACCTTTTGATTTATTTAGTAGAAAAATATGCGGGTCGGGATGTAGCTATTACAGCTTCAAAAACGTTTATGATCGACATCGACCGCCATAGCCAATCTCCATTTATCATGTTTGCTGGACAAAAAACACATCAGGATGAAGTGGTGTTAAATGCCCAACAATATATTGAGCAGTATTTCCCAAACAAAATAACCGTTGATGAGCTTTCAGAAAATTTTAGTGTAGGCAGAAGAACTTTTGAGCGCCGATTTAAAAAAGCAACCTCCAATACCGTAGTTGAATATATTCAGCGCGTAAAAATTGAAGCAGCAAAAAAACAATTGGAAAGCGGCCGGAAAACGGTAAGTGAAGTGATGTATGATGTAGGCTACACAGATACAAAGGCATTTCGGGATGTTTTCAAAAAAGTAACCGGTTTGTCTCCAGTTGAATACAGGAATAAATATAACAAGGAAGCTATAATGCTTCAATAG